The following are encoded together in the Flavobacterium sp. TR2 genome:
- a CDS encoding OmpA family protein: protein MKHLNKLLVAVLMAMGLSSHAQDSNNPWAISFGVNAVDTRTSSGSGSGFFDQHFSQPFAVKDNWNILPSLSYIGVNRYVGSGFSVGLQGSVNKIDKYVTFDPKAPGHDGRGNVVSNPGDLMYYGIDATIKYSFQELIKSKVVDPSLSVGGGYTFFGDSSYGTVNPGAGVTFWFTDAIGLELATRYKWAVSGDRQDANGTPDAPSHFQHTAGLVFKFGGKDTDGDGIYDKDDACPDVAGLKQFNGCPDTDGDGIVDASDACPDVFGLAALNGCPDTDGDGIADKDDACPDVAGLAALKGCPDTDGDGIADKDDKCPTVAGPKENGGCPFLDADKDGVADKDDDCPTVAGPASNRGCPEVTSEALEDLKVQARAVYFNSGKATFKTGDKETPARLDAIKEILKNYPNAKFSIEGHTDSTGSAKLNQKLSEDRAKAVMDALVQRGVNPENLEYKGFGSSQPVASNKTAAGKAQNRRTEIRHIGSKYQGKL from the coding sequence ATGAAACATCTTAACAAACTTTTAGTTGCTGTATTGATGGCGATGGGTTTAAGTTCTCACGCGCAAGACAGTAACAATCCATGGGCGATCTCTTTCGGGGTTAATGCTGTGGATACTAGAACAAGTTCAGGTTCAGGAAGTGGATTTTTTGATCAACACTTCTCTCAGCCATTCGCTGTAAAAGACAACTGGAATATTCTTCCTTCTCTATCTTACATTGGAGTAAATAGATATGTAGGTAGCGGTTTCTCAGTTGGTTTACAAGGATCTGTAAACAAAATTGATAAGTATGTTACTTTTGACCCAAAAGCTCCAGGGCATGATGGAAGAGGTAACGTTGTATCTAATCCAGGGGATTTAATGTACTACGGAATTGATGCTACTATCAAATACAGCTTCCAAGAATTAATCAAATCTAAAGTGGTTGATCCTTCGTTATCTGTTGGTGGTGGTTATACTTTCTTTGGAGATAGCAGCTACGGAACTGTTAACCCAGGTGCTGGTGTTACTTTCTGGTTTACAGATGCTATTGGTCTTGAGCTTGCTACAAGATACAAATGGGCTGTTAGTGGAGACAGACAAGATGCTAATGGTACGCCAGATGCTCCATCTCACTTTCAACACACAGCTGGTTTAGTTTTCAAATTCGGAGGTAAAGATACTGACGGAGACGGAATCTATGACAAAGATGATGCTTGTCCAGATGTTGCTGGTTTAAAACAATTCAACGGATGTCCTGATACTGACGGTGATGGAATCGTTGATGCTTCTGACGCTTGTCCAGATGTATTTGGTTTAGCTGCATTAAACGGATGTCCTGATACTGACGGTGACGGAATTGCTGATAAAGATGACGCTTGTCCAGATGTTGCTGGTTTAGCTGCTTTAAAAGGTTGTCCTGATACTGACGGTGACGGAATCGCTGATAAAGACGATAAATGTCCTACAGTTGCTGGTCCTAAAGAAAATGGTGGTTGTCCTTTCTTAGACGCTGACAAAGACGGTGTTGCTGATAAAGATGACGATTGTCCTACAGTTGCAGGTCCTGCTAGTAACAGAGGATGTCCAGAAGTAACTTCTGAGGCTTTAGAAGATCTTAAAGTTCAAGCAAGAGCGGTATACTTCAACTCTGGTAAAGCTACTTTCAAAACTGGTGACAAAGAAACTCCAGCTAGATTAGATGCTATTAAAGAAATCCTTAAAAACTATCCAAATGCGAAATTCTCTATTGAAGGACACACTGATAGTACAGGTTCTGCTAAATTAAATCAAAAACTTTCTGAGGACAGAGCAAAAGCTGTAATGGATGCTTTAGTACAAAGAGGTGTTAATCCAGAGAACTTAGAGTACAAAGGATTTGGTTCTAGCCAACCAGTTGCAAGTAACAAAACTGCTGCAGGTAAAGCACAAAACAGAAGAACTGAAATTAGACACATTGGTTCTAAATACCAAGGTAAACTATAA
- the kbl gene encoding glycine C-acetyltransferase yields MYGKIKEHLQKELQTIEENGIFKKERIITSPQGAEITISTGETVLNFCANNYLGLSSHPEVVQAAKDAMDTHGFGMSSVRFICGTQDIHKTLEKKIADFYGTEDTILYAAAFDANGGVFEPLLGENDAIISDSLNHASIIDGVRLCKAARYRYENNNMEDLEQQLIKANEAGARFKLIVTDGVFSMDGLVAPLDKICDLADKYDAMVMVDECHAAGFIGATGKGTLEAKGVMGRVDIITGTLGKALGGAMGGYTTAKKEIIELLRQRSRPYLFSNSLAPAIVGASIKVFELLEKDTTLRDKLEWNTNYFKEGMKKAGFDIIDGDSAIVPVMLYDAKLSQIMANELLKQGIYVIGFFFPVVPKDKARIRVQLSAAHEKEHLDKAINAFTVVGKMLKVI; encoded by the coding sequence ATGTACGGTAAAATAAAAGAACATCTGCAAAAAGAATTGCAGACGATTGAAGAAAATGGAATTTTTAAAAAAGAGAGAATTATTACTTCTCCTCAAGGTGCTGAAATCACAATTTCGACGGGAGAAACAGTGCTGAACTTTTGTGCTAATAATTATTTAGGACTTTCTTCGCATCCAGAAGTGGTTCAGGCAGCAAAAGATGCAATGGATACTCACGGTTTCGGAATGTCGTCTGTGCGTTTCATTTGCGGAACGCAGGATATTCATAAAACATTAGAGAAAAAGATTGCTGATTTCTACGGAACAGAAGATACTATTTTATATGCAGCGGCTTTTGATGCTAATGGGGGTGTGTTTGAACCTTTATTAGGAGAAAATGATGCAATTATTTCGGATAGTTTAAACCATGCTTCTATTATTGATGGAGTTCGTTTATGTAAAGCGGCTCGCTACCGTTATGAGAATAATAATATGGAAGACCTAGAGCAGCAATTGATCAAAGCAAATGAAGCCGGAGCTCGTTTTAAATTGATCGTAACTGACGGAGTCTTTTCTATGGATGGTTTGGTGGCGCCATTAGATAAAATTTGTGATTTAGCTGATAAGTACGATGCGATGGTGATGGTAGATGAATGTCATGCCGCAGGTTTTATTGGGGCTACAGGAAAAGGAACTCTTGAAGCAAAAGGTGTAATGGGAAGAGTGGATATCATTACAGGGACTCTTGGTAAAGCACTAGGAGGAGCTATGGGAGGATATACTACGGCTAAAAAAGAAATTATAGAATTGCTGCGTCAAAGATCTAGGCCATATTTGTTTTCAAATTCTTTGGCTCCTGCTATTGTTGGAGCTTCAATAAAGGTGTTTGAATTGCTTGAAAAAGACACAACGCTTCGTGACAAACTGGAATGGAATACCAACTATTTTAAGGAAGGTATGAAAAAAGCAGGTTTTGATATTATTGATGGAGATTCTGCAATTGTTCCTGTTATGTTATATGATGCTAAATTGTCGCAGATTATGGCAAATGAACTTTTGAAGCAAGGAATTTATGTTATTGGATTTTTCTTTCCAGTAGTTCCAAAAGACAAAGCTAGAATACGAGTGCAACTATCTGCAGCGCATGAAAAAGAACATTTGGATAAAGCTATAAATGCCTTTACAGTTGTCGGTAAAATGTTAAAAGTTATATAA